The Pelagibius sp. CAU 1746 genomic sequence CTTGGGCTTCTCGTCACCCTCGGCCTCGCCGAGCTGCAGGTAGATGCCGAAGGGGCCCTTGCGCAGGGTGACCTGCTTGCCGCTCTCCGGGTCGTCGCCCAGTACCTTGGGGTTGGTCAGATCGATGCCGATGTCTTCCTCGGCGCCGGGCACGGCCAGCGGCCGGGTGTAGCGGCAGTCGGGGTAGTTGGAGCAGCCGATGAAGCCGCCGTTACGCCCCAGGCGCAGGCCGAGGCGGCCCTCCTTGCAGGACGGACAGACGCGCGGATCGACGTCCGGCTTTTCCGAATCCACCGGGAAGAAGTGTGGGCCGAGATCTTCATCCAGCGCGTCGATGACCTGGGTGATGGAGAGGTCGCTCGCACCTTCGACGGAGGTGTGGAAGGCCTCCCAGAAATCGCGCAGCACGCGGCGCCAGTCGATGCGCCCGCCGGAGATGTCGTCGAGCTTCTCCTCCATCTCGGCGGTGAAGTTGTACTGTACGTAGCGTTCGAAGAAGCTGGCGAGGAAAGCCACGACCAGGCGGCCGCGGTCTTCCGGGATGAAGCGGCGGCGGTCGAGGCGCACGTAGTCGCGGTCCTGCAGCACCTGTAGGATGGAGGCGTAGGTGGAGGGGCGGCCGATGCCCAGCTCCTCCATCTTCTTCACCAGACTGGCTTCGCTGTAGCGCGGCGGCGGCTGGGTGAAGTGCTGCTCGGGCAGGATCTCTTCGCGCTCGACCGCGTCGCCCTCGTTGAGCTTGGGCAGGCGGCGGTCGCCCGGCTTGCCGTTCTCCTCGTCGCCTTCCTTGTCGTCGCTGCTTTCCTGATAGAGCTTCAGGAAGCCGTCGAAGGTGACGATGGAACCGGTGGCGCGGAGCTGCGCCACGCCGCCGTCCACATCGATGTCGACGGCCACCTGGTCCAGCTCGGCGCTGGCCATCTGGCAGGCCATGGTGCGGTTCCAGATCAGCTCGTAGAGCTTCAGGCCGTCGCTGTCCAGGTAGGAGGCCATCTCCTTCGGGCGTCGGGCGACGTCGGTGGGGCGGATGGCCTCGTGGGCTTCCTGGGCGTTCTTCTGCTTCGACTTGTACTGGCGCGGTGCCGAGGGCAGGTAGGCATCGCCGTAGTCGGCGGAAATCAGCGCGCGGGCGCCGTCCAGGGCCTCCTGCGCCATGGTGACGCCGTCGGTCCGCATATAGGTGATGAGGCCGACGGTCTCGCCACCGATGTCGATACCCTCGTAGAGCTTCTGCGCCACCCGCATGGTGCGCGTCGCCCCGAAGCCGAGCTTGCGCGAAGCCTCTTGCTGCAGGGTCGAGGTGGTGAAGGGCGGGTAGGGGTTGCGCTTGGCCTGTTTGCGCTCGACCTGGGCGACGGCGAGGCGGCTTGCGGATTCCAGCTTCTGCACCGCCGCCTTGGCGCTGGCTTCGTCGGGCAGGTCGAACTTGTCGAGCTTCTTGCCGTCGAGCTGTGACAGGCGCGCGGTGAAAGGCGCGCCTTCGGCGTTCAGCAGCTTGGCTTCGATGGTCCAGTATTCTTGCGGCTTGAAGACCTCGATCTCCGCTTCGCGCTCGCAGATGAGGCGCAGCGCCACCGACTGCACGCGCCCGGCCGAACGGCTGCCGGGCAGCTTGCGCCACAGCACGGGGGAGAGGGTGAAGCCAACCAGGTAGTCCAGGGCGCGGCGCGCCATGTAGGCGTCGATCAGTTCCTGGTTCAGATGGCGCGGATGCTCGAAAGCCTCGACGATCGCCTTCTTGGTGATCTCGTTGAAGACGACGCGCTCGACGTCGACCCCGTCCAAGACGTTGCGGCGCTTCAGCTCGTCGACGATGTGCCAGGAAATCGCCTCGCCTTCGCGATCCGGGTCGGTCGCGAGGTAGAGGTGCTTGCTGTTCTTCACCGCCGCGGCGATCTCGCTGAGGCGCTTCTCGCCGCGCTCGTCGACCTGCCAGCTCATGGAGAAGTCTTCGTCGGGTCGCACGGAACCGTCCTTCGGCGGCAGGTCGCGCACGTGCCCGTAGCTGGCGAGGACGTAGTAGTCCTGACCCAGGTACTTGTTGATGGTTTTCGCCTTAGCGGGCGATTCGACGACGACGACGTTCATGAGGGGCGGATGATTCGCTCAGTTCGTTACCAAGTTCCTAACGGGAGCAAGTCGCCCCCGAACAGTCCCCTTAAATGGGGTGCGGCGGTTCCCGGTCAACTCGGTCCCTTCGACTGGGCCGGGTCAGCAAGGCTAGCCGTCATAAAGGGTCGGCGGGGGCTTTGTAAAGCCGCGCAAAACGGTTGCCGGGGTGACGCTCGACCTTTCCGGCCAGCTCCAGTTCCAGCAAAACCCCGTTTACGACGGCGACCGGCAGGCCGCTGAGGCGCACGACATCATCAACCAGAATGGGGTTTGCGCCGAGGAGTTCTTCTATGTCCGCGCGCTCTGTCGCGCCAGCCTCGGGCGGGATCGGTCGCTCCGGCGCCTGATCGAATCCTGTGTCCTCTCGGCCGGTCCGCCGCAGCGCGCCGAGGCTGGCGAGGATATCGGCGGCGGATTCGATGAGGGTGGCGCCGTCGCGCAGCAGCTGGTTGCAACCCGCGGCGCGCGGGTCCAGCGGCGAGCCGGGCACGGCAAAGACCTCGCGCCCCTGGTCGCCGGCAAAGCGGGCGGTGATGAGGGAGCCGGAGCGCTTGGCCGCCTCCACCACCGCCACGCCCAGGGAAAGCCCGGAGATCAGGCGGTTGCGGCGCGGGAAGTGGCGCGCCTGCGGCACGGTGCCCAAGGGCAGTTCGGAGATGATGGCCCCGTTTTCGGCAATCTCGGCATGGAGAGCATCGTTCTCCGGCGGGTAGATAATGTCGACCCCG encodes the following:
- the topA gene encoding type I DNA topoisomerase, which encodes MNVVVVESPAKAKTINKYLGQDYYVLASYGHVRDLPPKDGSVRPDEDFSMSWQVDERGEKRLSEIAAAVKNSKHLYLATDPDREGEAISWHIVDELKRRNVLDGVDVERVVFNEITKKAIVEAFEHPRHLNQELIDAYMARRALDYLVGFTLSPVLWRKLPGSRSAGRVQSVALRLICEREAEIEVFKPQEYWTIEAKLLNAEGAPFTARLSQLDGKKLDKFDLPDEASAKAAVQKLESASRLAVAQVERKQAKRNPYPPFTTSTLQQEASRKLGFGATRTMRVAQKLYEGIDIGGETVGLITYMRTDGVTMAQEALDGARALISADYGDAYLPSAPRQYKSKQKNAQEAHEAIRPTDVARRPKEMASYLDSDGLKLYELIWNRTMACQMASAELDQVAVDIDVDGGVAQLRATGSIVTFDGFLKLYQESSDDKEGDEENGKPGDRRLPKLNEGDAVEREEILPEQHFTQPPPRYSEASLVKKMEELGIGRPSTYASILQVLQDRDYVRLDRRRFIPEDRGRLVVAFLASFFERYVQYNFTAEMEEKLDDISGGRIDWRRVLRDFWEAFHTSVEGASDLSITQVIDALDEDLGPHFFPVDSEKPDVDPRVCPSCKEGRLGLRLGRNGGFIGCSNYPDCRYTRPLAVPGAEEDIGIDLTNPKVLGDDPESGKQVTLRKGPFGIYLQLGEAEGDEKPKRASLPKNLAPAELDLQTGLALLALPRDVGPHPDDGKPITAGIGRYGPYVKHGSTYRSLTEGDDVLTVGLNRAVTLIAEAPQRRAAGRQLGEHPEDGKVVSQGKGRFGPYVKHGKLYATIPADIDPETVTLEQALELLRVQAEKKAAKAGTKTPAKKKAVKKKAAKKKATTKKAATKKTAAKKSAAKKKAAPKKKPAGETAAD
- the dprA gene encoding DNA-processing protein DprA, with protein sequence MSGDEIKPKRDFLTDAARLDWLRLIRSENVGPVVFRQLLERYGSPAKALEALPELARRAGAKRKIRLCPPEEAEAEAEAAARAGVRLLALCEPAYPALLRALDDAPPVLAVLGDPAALALDSVGIVGARNASANGRRFAGRLAADIAGAGLAVTSGMARGIDTAAHRGALPRPTVAVLAGGVDIIYPPENDALHAEIAENGAIISELPLGTVPQARHFPRRNRLISGLSLGVAVVEAAKRSGSLITARFAGDQGREVFAVPGSPLDPRAAGCNQLLRDGATLIESAADILASLGALRRTGREDTGFDQAPERPIPPEAGATERADIEELLGANPILVDDVVRLSGLPVAVVNGVLLELELAGKVERHPGNRFARLYKAPADPL